The sequence CCAGTACAAGATTTTTGTGTTGCAGAACTAACTGACACAATGCCAGGTGAGCAGCGACCCCTAGCGGTTACATAACCATGCagtggccaaaaaaaaaaaacgtaaacaTTAGCTCTTAATAgcatattcatttttttcccccaaactTTCACACAGATATCATATTCtaaattaattttagttaaattttAAAAGATACCCCTGTCTTGTTATGATGTATCACATGTAATTGCTGCCTTCATGTGCTAtcggaaatttgataattcaCCCTTCTGAAGTCGTAATAACGAGCTCGTCGTATTCTAGTTTCAAAATGGGAGAgcgttcatgtgcaatttttacctagAAAACTTGCATTTACGATAATTCcgagagcacgtgaaggcagcattagtcTCCCTGCTGTCAGTCAGGAGTCTTGATCCTCCCCACAGACACGTCACTAGTCTGACAGTCTGACAGTAAGCGGATTGAATCTTTTCAGTCAGCGAAACTACCGAAAGAAGACACAACCATCCATGTTATCAATAATACACCTGCATTTAATTGCATAACGTTACGCTTTCCTATTATTCCACGATGTTTGCCATATTTACTAAGATAAAGGACCGCATTGAGGCTTTTTTGAACGAGAAGAATTTAGTCACTGACTGTCTTAATAAAATCGAAGAAAAAACAGGCATCAAGAAACGTTACTTAGTGCTCGGTAAGTCCTAATTTTATCTAAAGTATGTTTCttgtttaatataaagtgttttgTGCAATATAGAGTGACGGGGCAATAGGCTACTAATAGTGATGTAACAGATGGACACGGGTCAGTTGAAGCTGCGCTGTTGGCgtgtaaaatgacaaaaagccaAAAATGCTAAGAGAAATTAAAGGCTAAAACAATTCAGTTGGTTTGAACAACTTCAATAATAAATAGCATATGTCACCTATATTTTATAATAGATCACACACAATGTGTGATAAAATATTTAAGGGCATACACGCACTTATGGCAgttgtttccttttgttttaATTGTAAGAAAactttttgtatatatatgaagacttaagatgcaaaagcctctaagtgtcatctgaaattttcttctaaaatgagaatttttatcaagcttgtatgtttattttcagttaTCTCACTTTAATGgaaatgaaaaggacctattaattgccattaaagtggaattactaaacctaaacatacaagcttgataaaaatgcttaagttagaagaacatttcagacggcacttagaggcttttgcatctgaagtcttcatatatatatatatatatatatatatatatatatatatatatatatatatatatatatatatattaaaaaacattatttatttttgtaatttttctaAATGAGAACTTCCCCAAATGGAGATTTTGTATGACGTTTCTAGCTAAAGTCTGTGGACATTTTTCTTCTTTAAGTATGTACACCTTCCTTAACCACACAGGAGGCTATACTGGGAATTCACCTTCATCCCTCAACATCTAAATCGATCATAAAGCTGTTATGTATAATGGTTTTGTTCCAAAAGCTGTCTATGTTAAAACATTGCGTTAAAGATTACATTTGAGGCCTCATTCAAACACAATTGCCCCTGAATAGTGACTTAATTACAGTAATGTTACTTGTGATTCTGCAGTTTATACATCGttcagttgtttcagttgttcAGTGGACGTTTTATGATTTTTCTCTCAACAGGTGCTGCAGGTGTGACTGGAGCATATTTATTATTTGGATATGGCGCTTCTCTGCTCTGTAATCTGATTGGTTTTGTTTATCCCGCATATTTCTCGTGAGTTCTGCCCTTTTAAGTTTTTTCACAAATCAATAGTTGTCTTGACCTAAACTgattgttttattatgtttttgagTGTGGCTGTATTTGAGTTTGGTTGCAGTAAACTTGTCTTAACTGGCATATGTTTAAAATTCCTTTtccatttacatttttagtatcAAAGCCATAGAAAGTCCTGGTAAGGAAGATGACACACAGTGGCTGACGTATTGGGTAATCTATGGCTTCTTCAGTGTGGGTGAATTCTTCTCTGACATATTTCTCCACTGGTTTCCTTTCTACTATGTATGTAAGGTAGGTAGAACAATGCCAGATGCTTTCTCTGACTAATATCCGATTTAAGAGGATCAGTTATTACCAGCTTCCTTCTGCTAATTGGCACGAAGACTTCTGCCTTCCTTTGCCATGCCCCATATAAGAGGTTAAATAGTTGTTTGGCAAGAAGTTTAATTTAGAACAGCTGTGTCTTTAGACATTGGCCAGTTTGGTCAAGTGCATACGATTTTATAAGttttaacattgtttttatCATCAATCAAATatagatgcactttttttttttgtctttttaaaactttttagtGGAATTATctgttatagttattgttaaggtccattcacaccaaggaaaataaaataaaaaaataaaaatctttctaaatataaaagaatatcaAAGTTCAAACCgcaactataacgataatggcacagagaaacaatatcattggaatcactttcagaatgatttttttccctGTTGATGAAAGATAAAAGCAGCTGATGGCATAACTAATGATCCCACACTCTTAAACCAAtgcacacacacgtttgtttttttttaattgtgggacattccataggcgtaatggtttttatacatgaacatgatttcttcctaagtcctatccctattcttttgcaccgtcagTTGAGgtaaagaccacatgtcccaagattccgtgctcaattttggcgtcatcaagctacgcctttgttttgcataggcctctagcggacagaaatcctacatactgcacctttaattgaaAGTGGTTGGGCAATATGCAACAAATTAcagttaaaaatataaatattccaTTTAGTCTCGATTAATATGCCACTGTGGTCATGAAAACTATAATATTTATGCAACAGTTGGAAATATGGATCTAAACTTGTTGGCATTGTATTTAGGCTACATCAAATACTGATATGGTAAGCatcatttaatgtaatatttgtgAAAATGTTGCCATTTATAATCGTTTGCAAGCTTCTTTTATAACAGGAGATGAATGGATATGGTGAATGCTGTTTAAATACCTGACTCTTTGGCAACTTTGGCATAGATTCCAACAGATAAGGTCCATTCACAccaaggaaaataaaataaaaaaataaaaatctttctaaatgtaaaagaatatCAGAGTCCACACCgcaactataacgataatggcacagagaaagaatatcattggaatcactttcagaatgatttttttccctGTTGATGAAAGATAAAAGCAGCTGATGACATAACTAATGACCCCACACTCTTAAACCAAtgcacacacacgtttgtttgttttttattgtgggacattccataggcgtaatggtttttatactgtataaaccgtattttctatcgccctacaaaattatattacacaaatcttaaacttgtgtttatgtGTTCTTAAAGTTGTTTTCCTTGGATTAATTACTCTGTACTTTGTACTTTCTTACATTTTCTGCtcatattttactcttttgtatgcttgtgctgtttttctctttgctcttctttccccgttctgctcttgcttttccaaatTTCATGTAAATTAGAGCGGGCTTAAGCATTaccattggtccactagttctagattgatagctcctcctctagccaatcaatcgaaaagagggagatgacatcacttcaaagcgactcatggctactgatgctcacaattcacttcaattcaattcacatttatttgtatagcgcttttcacaatacatatcgtttcaaagcagctttacagagaatgtatgtcaaaataacaatattagaagaatgcagttagcaaataatgtaataatttgtgcaattaatttacaaatactgttagcatttaattttaaggtagaagcaatgagctcctggaaaaatgaaatacatcaacaataattaggatatatagaaatttgggaatgtgcatggtgctcacactcatacaggGGAAGATAACAGTTTAATTTGAAACTTTACAAGGACTCTGAAGTTGTAAAGTCATCTGAACTATGGAAaaataatttatctttttgagGTACATGAGATACTCTTTTTAATGTgcactgtttttatgaattgtaatctttatgttcataatatatggtatttggtgttaaaatattacttgGCTCATGAATGACATGACACTGTGTGCTctgtgtgctccttctatatattagtattgtcctcctcagcttgtggaaaagctgcttgtgatgaactttgattcatcatgtgactctcatcaccactgtgtttggtgactgtcagtgtattataaagatacaaaacagatattagtacttcattaggttggtaaattaacattatatcagttaatgaaatatgttattttaccgtaaattttactgggatttttttttacagtgtaatgaaatccaatgttaaatatacatatttaaaatgtaaaattcacatgttactccgtaagtatgtttatggtttgatgtcatttttacagtattgttctggtaaccacagctgccggtatttttccgtagaaacaacaggattttttttacagtgtacttctTAATTGTTGTTGTTAAACGATCATAGGTAACCTAGTAAATTAATTCTAAAATCGAATGAATAATTTCTGCATTGACTATGATAGTGTTACAGAGAAGATAGTTACAGAAACCAGGTGGATTTGATATGCAGTGATTTATTCACATACttattgtgtttatttacaTAACATGATTGTATAATACTATAAGATTAATGTCTTAaatatagctttaaaaacaaaattatagaTCAGGGATACACAAAATCAGTCCCGGAgtgccgctgtcctgcagagtttagctccaaccccgataaaaaaaaataaataaataaaagatttaaaaaactCAATCATCTATAGTATTAATAATTCTGAAGGCACTGATTAGCTGGttaaggtgtgtttgattagggctgaagctaaactctgcactCCAAGACCGATAATGCCCATCCATGTTATAGAAATATGAAGTTAAATGGCCAGTAGGTCGCGGCAAATTACTGTCTTTACGAGTGAGTCATTCGTTCAAACGTCTCGTTCAGATCGGGAATTCAGTTACAAAACACTGCTGTGTTGCTCAAAGACGAGCGAGGctgttctgctgtggctttgtGATAGGCTATTGCTTAACTTTATAAGTTTATAATCTCAGTGCTAAAATGTGATAAAATTCATAAACCAACACCCTTGTCAATTACATACTGTACATGGAAGACAAAATCTATATATCTGTTTACAGGAAAACAATACATGACAAAATATGCAAGCACTTTACAATTACGAGCaatatataatgatataaaCAATTGTGATGGCATATCTTACTTTAACTGTCATTCACAAGCAAATATATTAGTAAGATAAGCTTCATATGTTATATTCTCTTGTGCAAAAGACAGGAATTGAAGAGACAACAAGCAAgcacatattattattattattattattgtatgaaTACTAACTGTAATATAACAGATATAGACGAGTCAGGCACACATAAGCATGACATTGGGAGGCCGCTTTATAGTGGCAATTGCGTTTCGCGGTGCTAGGTCCAGTGGTAGGTGCATTAAAGGTGAATATAACAGTGATAGATCGTCAGACAGGCACAGCTGTGACAGGTTGTCGTTAGGATGGtgaatttaacaataaaagattGTCCAGGTAGACGTATATGCCAGTGACAGGTTGAGTTGCAGGTATATACAGTATAACGTGTCCTGCCACAGAAAGATTTTATGCAAGCTCGGAAATTGCCAGCTGTGACAGTTATCTTCCcctgtatgagtgtgagcatcagtagccatgagtcgcattgaagtgatgtcatctccctcttttcgattgattggctagaggaggagctatcaatctagaactagtggaccaatggtgATGCTTAAGCCCGccctaatttacatgaaactcaaactgcaacatttggaaaagcaagagcagaacgtagaaagaagagcaaagagaaaaataGCACAAGCAtacaaaagagtaaaatatgaGCAGAAAATGTAAGAGAGCACAAAGTAGAGTAATAAAAccaaggaaaacaacttttaagaacacataaacacaagtttaaTAATTGTTCAGTacaatttttaatgtgtttaaagttttgtttcatgcttgttcatttttttaattcgcttttaatttttctattcacgcttattatattttgatacGTGGTAATGTTCTTTGCTATTctgatcattttgcattattgtTTCAGGttgtgtaatatatttttacatgtgttttgaaatttttgtttcatgcttatAATTTTTTGATCCTTGACTGCAATACTATGGGTGGGAATTTAATCCCATAatttacaacatggtataataaatgatctgtattTTGAGATGatacttcacagacacatactggggacacccaaggcttatatattcatcttgtaaaaaggggcataataggtcccctttaaagaatattttaccagtatataaaaaataataaaataacactggttacAGCTGATAAGTTGTTCAATGTTTATGTACGCATGTATTTGTACACTAAATCACTAAATTTTAATTTGTACAAACAACTCACTGAAGAtgattgtgtgtatatatatatatatatatatatatatatatatatatatatatatatatatatatatacctaattaaaaataaaataatataataaatacacacatacacacacacacacacacatatatatatatatatatatatatatatatatatatatatatatatatatatatatatatatatatatatgtatatatgtatgtgtgtgtgtgtgtgtgtatttattatattattttattttaattagcttgtttattttataatgtgaacataaatgttttttttttacttgcttAAATGCAAATATGggtttataaaatattttttaagtgAACATTGTCACGTTTgctgtatgtttgtgttttttcatGAGTTATTTCCAGATAACCTGAAGAAGTGTAATTTTGAtatcattattaaacaaaaatgctCGCAACTGGATCCAGCACTTTTATTTAACTACTCTTACCCTTTGTTTAACCCCTTGCTGACAAGCATACTAAGACTCTAAAatgtaaactgtaaaaaaaatacatcattTAATACATCATTTAGCCAGTCTAATTTAGATTGATTTTCTGATTTTCTGGTTTCAATATTTCATGTCTTTGTTGATGTTTAGTGCCTGTTCCTGTTATGGTGCATGGCTCCGGTCTCCTGGAATGGTTCTCAGATTCTGTACAGCCGTGTGGTGCGGCCACTTTTCCTGAAGCATGAAGCCACAGTAGACGGGATGGTCAACGATATAAGCGGGAAGGCCATGACAGCAGCTGAGAATGTCACTAGAGAGGGTATACAACATAAGACTGTCAGGTTTTTGAGTTGTTTCAAAACACCATTAAATTCCATAATTTTTATAAAAGGAAAGACATCTAAAGCTTGAAGTATACTTCAGTTTGCTAGGGTATGGGTGCTGTATGTGATGTAAATTTCATCTTCAGCACTGTACACACGTACTGTACTTGTGCATCCAGATTTTTTAACCATGCATACTTTGTACACAAGCACTTTAATTTTTTCTGTAATAATTAGTAGTGTTTTAGTCAAGACCACCTAAACCAAGATCAAGACTTTGAGGAGCTGAGAtcaagacaagaccaagaccagaCCATATTCGtgaaaacgtactcggttactaacgtaaccccggttccctgagatacggaacgagtactgcgtatggggaaaggtctcctttttccccgttactgaagcctttttcaataacgcagtgtaactgcatcgtcattggttcactcatagacaagttgttgaaccaatgacggcgcggcatagctgcgcgacctatggcgacagagcgcgcgaatattcccgccgaaatgggcggggtttagggctatataagcgggcgtttcgccATGCTTATATGAATgatttcaggtcattcgactgaagcaacgacactgaagccgcagcctcgtggcacggcaagtaacgcagtactcgttccgtatctcagggaaccgaggttacgttagtaaccgagtacgttccctttcgatacttcactcgtactgtgtatggggaacgaattcaaccgcgccgtgccacggcagggaacgactggacttgtcttgggcaccgtgagggaaccagaggacaagtgagaaggccggagccgtcgaaccctcgttacactacaaaaagtgagttaactcccagagtggcatgaagcggagctcgatagaggccgctggatcataccgagaggacccgagcttgtaaggtcggaacgtccaaatgataaaatctgacaaaagtagacggcgaggaccagccggccgcctcacagatgtctttaatcgaaactccactagaccaggcccaagaggaagccattcctctagtagaGTGAGCTCTAACTCTTATGGGGCAGTCGAGGCCCATAGAGGTGTAACAAAGAGCAATAGCGTCGACTATCCAATGCgaaagacgttgctttgagaccgaagaccccttggtgcggccaccaaagcagataaagagctgatcagattgccgaaaaggctgtgatcgatcaacgtaggtccttaatgccctgacagggcagagtagtTCCAACTCTCGCTCGTCCGACGAGGGAGGAAGCGCTGAGAGGGAAATAacctgtgctctgaatggagtcgagagcaccttagggacgtagccatgcctaggtttcaaaacgactttggagtcgttgggcccgaactcaaggcatgcagggctcacggagagggcctgcaagtcaccAACTCGCTTAACTGATGCTaatgcaagtagcagagcggttttgagcgtcaggggcctgaggtcagctgaacgcagtggctcaaagggaggccccttaagagctctgaggaccaaggagaggtcccaggtgggaacagtgagaggacgaggaggatttaacctctcaagaaacgcaccacgaggttgtttcgtcccactgGCCAGCTATAGGAGCgtgaaacgctgcaatggctgctacgtaaactttgagcgttgaaggGGTGCGACCCAGATTCAAACGCTCCTGGAGAAAAGACAGTATCGGGGATACgtcacactccactgggtctatgttgcgtgtaaaacaccagtcaacaaagaccgaccatttctgggcgtagaggcgtcttgtggacggagctctcgcctgagaaatggtattcagcACGTCCCCGGGGAGGTTGGCAGGCTCCCGttgagggaccagaggtgcagagcccagagttctggctggggatgcCAAATTGTCCTGTTCGCCTGACAGaagaggtcccgtctcagggggatcggccacaGAACTTTTGTGGAAaacctgaacagctctgaggaccaaacttggctcctccagagcggggccaccaggaggactctgtgcttgtcttccctgattcgTCTGATGACCTGTGGGAtcagagcgatcgggggaaaagcgtaaaggagggtgctgggccagacATGGGCCAGCGCATCTTCCTCCTTcgagaaataaattgggcagtgagagttgccttctgaagcgaagaggtctacctctgccttcccgaagaactcccagatcatgagaaccgtctgggggtggagcatccactcgtctgaggggacattgctccgagATAGCATGTCTGGTCCCAAGTTTGTTCTCCCGGGTATGTGAGTCGCCCTGAGCGACTGAAACCTCGGtgatgcccattccagaagacgcttcgccagagc comes from Chanodichthys erythropterus isolate Z2021 chromosome 6, ASM2448905v1, whole genome shotgun sequence and encodes:
- the reep6 gene encoding receptor expression-enhancing protein 6; protein product: MFAIFTKIKDRIEAFLNEKNLVTDCLNKIEEKTGIKKRYLVLGAAGVTGAYLLFGYGASLLCNLIGFVYPAYFSIKAIESPGKEDDTQWLTYWVIYGFFSVGEFFSDIFLHWFPFYYVCKCLFLLWCMAPVSWNGSQILYSRVVRPLFLKHEATVDGMVNDISGKAMTAAENVTREVLHTLVRNRTISPADPEAKRLPTSAPTEPTVD